Proteins encoded together in one Mycobacterium simiae window:
- a CDS encoding AAA family ATPase, whose amino-acid sequence MTAARPGQLTLTARLNTSAVDSRRGVVRMHPNALAALGIREWDAVSLTGSRSTAAVAGLADRDIPVSTVLLDDVTLSNAGLREGTAVIVSAVTVYGARSVTLSGSTLATQSISPATLRQALLGKVMTVGDAVSLLPRDLGPGTSTSAASRALAASVGISWTSELLTVTGVDPDGPVSVQPNSLVTWGDGVVPAAGVATARAERVGIADPAIHVDDLRGSQVQAGKLAEWLKLALDEPHLLKTLGATTNLGVLVSGPAGVGKTTMVRAVCAGRRLVELDGPEAGALAAEDRLKTVAAAVTAVRNGGGVLLITDVDALLPETAEPVAALILAELRNAVATDGVALIATSARPDHVDPRLRSPELCDRELGLTLPDGATRKALLETLLKSAPTDALDLDEISSRTPGFVAADLAALVREAALRAASRASADGAAPKLNQDDLVGALSVIRPLSRSASEELTVGNVTLDDVGDMAEAKQALTEAVLWPLQHPDTFARLGVDPPRGVLLYGPPGCGKTFVVRALASTGQLSVHAVKGSELMDKWVGASEKAVRELFRRARDSAPSLVFLDEVDALAPRRGQSFDSGVTDRVVAALLTELDGIDPLRDVVVLGATNRPDLIDPALLRPGRLERRVFVEPPDAAARREILRTAAKSIPLSADVDLDDIAAELDGFSAADCVALLREAALTAMRRSIDAAHVTAADLEAARTAVRPSLDPVQVDSLRAFAETL is encoded by the coding sequence ATGACCGCCGCGCGGCCCGGGCAGCTGACGCTGACCGCCCGGCTGAATACCTCAGCCGTCGACTCGCGCCGCGGTGTCGTCAGGATGCATCCGAATGCCCTTGCGGCTCTTGGCATTCGGGAGTGGGATGCGGTATCGCTGACCGGATCGCGCAGCACTGCCGCAGTGGCCGGGCTGGCTGACCGGGACATCCCGGTCAGTACCGTGCTGCTCGACGACGTGACGTTGTCCAACGCGGGGCTGCGCGAGGGCACCGCGGTGATTGTCAGCGCCGTCACGGTGTACGGCGCGCGATCGGTGACGCTGAGCGGCTCTACGCTTGCCACCCAGTCGATCAGCCCGGCGACGCTGCGGCAGGCGCTGCTCGGCAAGGTGATGACGGTGGGTGACGCGGTGTCGCTGCTGCCGCGCGACCTCGGCCCCGGCACCTCAACGTCGGCGGCCAGCCGGGCGCTGGCCGCGTCGGTCGGAATCAGCTGGACCTCGGAACTGCTCACTGTCACCGGTGTGGACCCCGACGGACCGGTGAGCGTGCAGCCCAACTCCCTGGTCACCTGGGGCGACGGGGTGGTGCCGGCCGCCGGTGTCGCGACGGCCCGGGCCGAACGGGTCGGCATCGCCGACCCGGCGATTCATGTCGACGATCTTCGGGGTTCGCAAGTGCAGGCCGGCAAGCTGGCCGAGTGGCTCAAGCTGGCCCTCGACGAACCGCACCTGCTGAAAACCCTTGGCGCCACCACGAATTTGGGTGTGCTGGTGTCGGGTCCGGCCGGGGTCGGCAAGACGACGATGGTGCGCGCGGTGTGCGCGGGGCGCCGGCTGGTCGAGCTTGACGGCCCGGAGGCGGGTGCGCTGGCAGCCGAGGACCGGCTCAAGACAGTGGCCGCCGCGGTGACGGCGGTGCGTAACGGCGGCGGCGTGCTGCTGATCACCGACGTCGACGCGCTGCTGCCGGAGACCGCCGAGCCGGTGGCGGCGCTGATCCTGGCCGAGTTGCGCAACGCGGTAGCCACCGACGGCGTGGCGCTGATCGCCACCTCCGCGCGGCCGGACCACGTCGATCCGCGCCTGCGGTCCCCCGAGCTGTGCGACCGCGAACTCGGCCTGACGCTGCCTGACGGCGCCACCCGCAAGGCGCTGCTCGAGACGCTGCTCAAATCCGCCCCGACGGATGCACTGGACCTCGATGAAATCAGCAGTCGCACACCGGGTTTCGTGGCCGCTGATCTCGCTGCCCTGGTGCGCGAGGCGGCGCTGCGGGCGGCGTCGCGGGCCAGCGCCGACGGAGCGGCCCCCAAGCTGAACCAGGACGATTTGGTCGGTGCGCTCAGCGTCATCCGGCCGCTGTCCCGCTCGGCCAGCGAGGAGCTGACGGTCGGCAATGTGACACTCGACGACGTCGGCGACATGGCCGAGGCCAAGCAGGCACTCACCGAGGCGGTGCTGTGGCCGTTGCAGCATCCCGACACGTTCGCGCGCCTGGGGGTGGATCCGCCGCGCGGCGTACTGCTGTACGGACCGCCCGGCTGCGGCAAGACGTTCGTGGTCCGCGCACTGGCCAGCACCGGGCAGCTCAGTGTGCACGCGGTCAAAGGTTCGGAGCTGATGGACAAGTGGGTGGGCGCCTCGGAGAAGGCGGTGCGCGAGTTGTTCCGCCGCGCACGGGATTCGGCGCCGTCGCTGGTGTTCCTCGACGAAGTCGATGCACTCGCGCCGCGGCGCGGGCAGAGTTTCGACTCCGGCGTCACCGACCGGGTGGTGGCGGCGCTGCTGACTGAGCTCGACGGCATCGACCCATTGCGCGATGTCGTCGTGTTGGGTGCCACCAACCGGCCCGACTTGATCGACCCTGCGCTGCTGCGTCCCGGCCGGTTGGAGCGCCGGGTGTTTGTGGAACCACCCGATGCCGCCGCGCGGCGCGAGATCCTGCGCACCGCGGCCAAATCCATTCCGCTGAGCGCCGACGTCGACCTGGACGACATCGCGGCCGAACTCGACGGCTTCAGCGCTGCCGACTGCGTGGCCCTGCTGCGCGAGGCGGCGCTGACCGCGATGCGCCGGTCGATCGATGCGGCCCACGTGACCGCCGCCGACCTCGAGGCTGCCCGCACGGCGGTGCGACCATCGTTGGACCCCGTTCAGGTGGACTCGCTACGGGCGTTTGCCGAAACTCTCTAG